In Salinigranum marinum, one DNA window encodes the following:
- a CDS encoding HIT domain-containing protein, with amino-acid sequence MDQIFAPWRIQWVEREGDNADDGCPFCTLPERGDDADARVVARSEHTFVLFNNYPYNPGHVMVIPYQHTGEYGALTEAELLDHARLKARTFDALEAGLGPDAFNAGLNLGGPAGGSIADHLHTHVVPRWNGDTNFMPVIAETSVIVEAIAETYERVHDAFAAQPGASVTETGAVRLRFD; translated from the coding sequence ATGGACCAGATCTTCGCCCCCTGGCGCATCCAGTGGGTCGAGCGCGAGGGCGACAACGCCGACGACGGCTGTCCGTTCTGTACCCTCCCCGAGCGCGGCGACGACGCCGACGCGCGCGTCGTCGCACGCTCGGAACACACGTTCGTCCTCTTCAACAACTACCCGTACAACCCGGGGCACGTGATGGTCATCCCGTACCAGCACACGGGCGAGTACGGCGCGCTCACCGAGGCGGAACTGCTCGACCACGCGCGGCTGAAGGCGCGGACGTTCGACGCCCTGGAGGCGGGGCTCGGCCCGGACGCGTTCAACGCCGGGCTGAACCTCGGCGGCCCCGCCGGGGGGTCGATCGCCGACCACCTCCACACCCACGTGGTGCCGCGGTGGAACGGCGACACGAACTTCATGCCCGTCATCGCCGAGACGTCGGTCATCGTCGAGGCGATCGCGGAGACGTACGAGCGGGTCCACGACGCCTTCGCGGCACAGCCCGGTGCGTCGGTGACGGAGACCGGTGCCGTGCGGTTGCGGTTCGACTGA
- the ppk1 gene encoding polyphosphate kinase 1, whose translation MSQDELPGDADRDELSDGSGVVDAAETAPSSDAAVDADRVDLDDPALYLNRELSELAFQRRVLHEAVDERNPLLERVKFLAIFTRNMDEFFMKRVGGLKQQMDAGVTELTPDGRTPEEQWEAILEESRDLFGRQADCYDAVRSELAAEGIRIVDWDGLSDAERADLRDYFEQSVLPTLTPLTFDPAHPFPFISNLSLSLAVLTRDDADVKFSRVKIPRNRPRLVRVGDDDHRYVRLEHVVEANLDLLFPNVEVIDTSLFRVTRNAEVRRNEEIAEGLIGVIEDVLRQRRFATVVRLELSADAPDRVRELLVEQLGVAEREVFEHDGPLDFTALFSLVDVDRPELKLEPWTPQVHPRFAGVDSDDPAALFAEIGREDVLVHHPYHSFTTTVQSFLDAAASDPDVLAIKAAIYRTASDSKVIERLIEAAKNGKQVAVMVELKARFDEENNLRWVKRLEEEGIHVAYGTIGLKTHSKTALVVREEDDGVRLYSHVATGNYHSETAKTYTDLGLLTTDRDVGQDLVKLFNFFTGHSLHESYRKLLVAPENMRREFTRLVRREADHARAGREAKIVLKMNSLEDPEMVKELYRASIAGVDIDLLVRGICRLRPGIDGVSDTVSVSSVVGRFLEHSRIFYFENGGQSETPQAAGEAGDGSGPEYYIGSADWMTRNLDRRVEAVTPVENPALRAELQFVLDAMREDNRKRWVMDSDGSYEQVTPGDDPVRNTHRRLMRRAERSVPEADRTAGFADDATRDSGVDLDDVFTDDR comes from the coding sequence ATGTCGCAGGACGAACTGCCCGGCGACGCCGACCGCGACGAGCTGTCGGACGGATCGGGCGTCGTTGATGCCGCGGAGACAGCTCCCTCGTCGGATGCGGCCGTCGACGCCGATCGGGTCGACCTCGACGATCCCGCGCTGTATCTCAACCGCGAACTGTCCGAGTTGGCCTTCCAGCGCCGCGTCCTCCACGAAGCCGTCGACGAGCGCAACCCGCTGTTGGAGCGCGTGAAGTTCCTCGCCATCTTCACGCGCAACATGGACGAGTTCTTCATGAAACGGGTGGGGGGACTCAAACAGCAGATGGACGCCGGCGTCACCGAGCTGACGCCCGACGGCCGGACGCCCGAGGAACAGTGGGAAGCGATCTTAGAGGAGTCGCGCGACCTCTTCGGCCGACAGGCCGACTGTTACGACGCCGTCCGGTCGGAACTCGCCGCCGAGGGGATCCGCATCGTCGACTGGGACGGCCTCTCCGACGCCGAACGCGCCGACCTGCGGGACTACTTCGAGCAGTCCGTCCTTCCGACGCTGACGCCGCTGACGTTCGACCCCGCCCATCCGTTCCCGTTCATCTCGAACCTCTCGCTGTCGCTTGCGGTGCTCACGCGCGACGACGCCGACGTGAAGTTCTCCCGGGTGAAGATCCCGCGCAACCGACCGCGACTCGTCCGCGTCGGCGACGACGACCACCGCTACGTCCGGCTCGAACACGTCGTCGAGGCGAACCTCGACCTCCTCTTCCCGAACGTCGAGGTGATCGACACCTCGCTGTTCCGCGTCACCAGAAACGCCGAGGTCAGGCGGAACGAGGAGATCGCAGAGGGGCTCATCGGGGTGATCGAGGACGTGCTCCGCCAGCGCCGGTTTGCGACCGTGGTCCGGCTCGAACTCTCCGCTGACGCGCCGGACCGCGTGCGGGAACTGCTGGTCGAACAGTTGGGGGTCGCCGAGCGCGAGGTGTTCGAACACGACGGTCCGCTCGACTTCACGGCGCTGTTCTCGCTCGTCGACGTCGACCGGCCCGAGCTCAAGCTCGAACCGTGGACGCCGCAGGTCCACCCCCGTTTCGCCGGCGTCGACTCCGACGACCCGGCGGCGCTGTTCGCCGAGATCGGCCGCGAGGACGTGCTCGTCCACCACCCGTACCACTCGTTTACGACGACCGTCCAGTCGTTTCTCGACGCCGCGGCGTCGGACCCGGACGTGCTCGCGATCAAGGCGGCGATCTACCGCACGGCGTCGGACTCGAAGGTCATCGAGCGCCTCATCGAGGCGGCGAAGAACGGCAAGCAGGTGGCGGTGATGGTCGAACTCAAAGCGCGGTTCGACGAGGAGAACAACCTCCGGTGGGTCAAACGCCTCGAGGAGGAAGGCATCCACGTCGCCTACGGCACGATCGGCCTGAAGACCCACTCCAAGACGGCGCTAGTCGTCCGCGAGGAAGACGACGGCGTCCGGCTGTACTCCCACGTCGCCACGGGCAACTACCACTCCGAGACGGCGAAGACGTACACCGACCTCGGGCTCCTGACGACCGACCGCGACGTTGGCCAGGACCTGGTGAAGCTGTTCAACTTCTTCACGGGCCACTCCCTGCACGAGTCGTACCGCAAGCTGCTCGTCGCCCCGGAGAACATGCGCCGGGAGTTCACCCGGCTCGTCCGTCGGGAGGCCGACCACGCTCGCGCGGGTCGCGAGGCGAAGATCGTCTTGAAGATGAACTCGCTGGAGGATCCGGAGATGGTGAAAGAGCTGTACCGTGCGTCGATCGCCGGCGTCGACATCGATCTTCTCGTCCGCGGCATCTGCCGGCTCCGCCCCGGCATCGACGGCGTGAGCGACACCGTCTCCGTCTCGTCGGTCGTCGGGCGCTTCCTCGAACACTCGCGGATCTTCTACTTCGAAAACGGGGGGCAGTCGGAGACCCCCCAGGCAGCCGGTGAGGCCGGCGACGGGAGCGGCCCCGAGTACTACATCGGCTCGGCGGACTGGATGACGCGCAACCTCGACCGCCGCGTCGAAGCCGTCACGCCCGTCGAGAACCCCGCCCTGCGGGCGGAGCTCCAGTTCGTCCTCGACGCCATGCGCGAGGACAACCGCAAGCGCTGGGTGATGGATTCGGACGGGAGCTACGAACAGGTCACGCCGGGCGACGACCCGGTCCGGAACACCCACCGGCGGCTGATGCGCCGCGCTGAGCGGTCGGTCCCCGAGGCGGACCGGACCGCGGGGTTCGCCGACGACGCGACCCGCGACTCCGGCGTCGACCTCGACGACGTGTTCACCGACGATCGGTAG
- the map gene encoding type II methionyl aminopeptidase, producing the protein MAIGPLDDGTVEKYREAGEILRTVMDEAREMVEPGVTHLEVAEHAEARIDELADGPAFPANISVNEEASHSTPARDDDTAFGEDLVCLDLGVHVDGYIADAAVTVDLAGEDELTEAAEQALDAALDEVGPGVETGTVGKAIEDVIRGYGFTPVLNLSGHGVAQYDAHTGPNIPNRGTDRGVELEVGDVVAIEPFATDGRGKVGEGSKEEIYSLEHERSVRNRQAREVLDHVTENYRTLPFAARWVDTPRAEMAIKRLSRQGVLHGYPVLKEEDGRMVSQAEHTVIVTEDGCEITTA; encoded by the coding sequence ATGGCAATCGGACCCCTCGACGACGGGACGGTCGAGAAGTACCGCGAGGCCGGCGAGATCCTCCGGACGGTGATGGACGAGGCGCGCGAGATGGTCGAACCGGGGGTGACCCACCTCGAAGTGGCCGAGCACGCAGAAGCGCGTATCGACGAACTCGCCGACGGCCCCGCCTTTCCCGCCAACATCTCCGTCAACGAGGAGGCGTCGCACTCGACGCCCGCCCGCGACGACGACACCGCGTTCGGCGAGGACCTCGTCTGCTTGGATCTGGGCGTCCACGTCGACGGCTACATCGCCGACGCCGCCGTCACCGTCGACCTCGCCGGCGAGGACGAACTGACCGAGGCCGCCGAACAGGCGCTCGACGCCGCGCTCGACGAGGTCGGCCCGGGCGTCGAGACCGGCACGGTTGGCAAGGCCATCGAGGACGTCATCCGCGGCTACGGCTTCACGCCCGTGTTGAACCTCTCGGGCCACGGCGTCGCCCAGTACGACGCCCACACGGGCCCGAACATCCCCAACCGGGGGACGGATCGAGGGGTCGAACTCGAAGTCGGCGACGTGGTCGCTATCGAGCCGTTCGCGACCGACGGTCGCGGGAAGGTAGGCGAGGGCTCGAAAGAGGAGATCTACAGCCTCGAACACGAGCGTTCGGTCCGCAACCGCCAGGCCCGCGAGGTGCTCGACCACGTTACCGAGAACTACCGGACGCTCCCGTTCGCCGCGCGGTGGGTGGACACGCCGCGGGCGGAGATGGCGATCAAGCGGCTCTCCCGCCAGGGCGTCCTCCACGGCTACCCCGTGCTGAAAGAAGAAGACGGCCGGATGGTGAGCCAGGCCGAACACACCGTCATCGTCACCGAGGACGGCTGCGAGATCACGACGGCGTAG
- a CDS encoding metallophosphoesterase family protein — translation MTVPQFNHSVAAQHHRIDADEWDDIYVVGDVHGCLRELRTLVDRIGPSDDDLLVFVGDLVRKGPDSKGVVDYVREADNMVTIRGNNEEKLLRGTKELPELTHDDLAWIRSLPVAISFEDALVVHGGVDPRKSLAEHDVDDLLEMRSLSSGYERPFWWERHDGPQTVFFGHTPINSPVLREHAVGLDTGCVYGGSLTAYSWYDEAVIELATDRVVEHRPASKFVTPRHPVRQ, via the coding sequence ATGACTGTCCCTCAGTTCAACCACAGCGTCGCGGCCCAGCACCACCGCATCGACGCGGACGAGTGGGACGACATCTACGTCGTCGGCGACGTCCACGGCTGTCTGCGCGAACTCCGGACGCTCGTCGACCGCATCGGTCCCTCGGACGACGACCTCCTCGTCTTCGTCGGCGACCTCGTCCGGAAAGGTCCCGACAGCAAGGGCGTCGTCGACTACGTCCGCGAGGCGGACAACATGGTCACGATCCGCGGCAACAACGAGGAGAAGCTCCTCCGGGGGACCAAGGAACTGCCGGAACTCACCCACGACGACCTCGCGTGGATCCGCTCGCTCCCCGTGGCGATCTCCTTCGAGGACGCGCTCGTCGTCCACGGCGGCGTCGATCCACGGAAGTCTCTGGCGGAGCACGACGTCGACGACCTCTTGGAGATGCGGTCGCTATCGAGCGGCTACGAGCGCCCCTTCTGGTGGGAACGACACGACGGCCCGCAGACGGTCTTTTTCGGCCACACTCCGATCAACTCGCCTGTCCTCCGCGAGCACGCGGTCGGACTCGACACCGGCTGCGTGTACGGCGGGTCGCTGACGGCGTACAGCTGGTACGACGAGGCCGTGATCGAACTGGCGACCGACCGGGTCGTCGAGCACCGTCCCGCCTCGAAGTTCGTCACGCCGCGGCACCCGGTTCGCCAGTGA